Proteins encoded within one genomic window of uncultured Draconibacterium sp.:
- a CDS encoding sugar phosphate isomerase/epimerase family protein, which translates to MTNRRNFLKAAGLGIVASAVPVFSQASVQPANKEKAKLEFGFGVASYSLREFDTETALDMVKRCGVNRVTFKSMHLPLDSDKAAIEKTLALCNEKGVTLYGGGVIYMRSKEDVDQGFEYAKMAKMDMIIGVPNHELLEYVEGKVKAYDIKLAIHNHGPGDKLYPSAESAYNLIKDMDARMGLCIDIGHTKRIGRDPEQDVKDFFDRVFDIHIKDVTKAEHDGTTCTIGHGVIDFQSFLKAVIKLDYKGTLALEYEPEGKDPLPAMMESFGYIRGILATL; encoded by the coding sequence ATGACTAACAGAAGAAATTTCCTGAAAGCGGCAGGACTGGGAATTGTCGCATCTGCAGTTCCGGTTTTTTCGCAGGCCTCAGTGCAACCGGCAAACAAAGAAAAAGCTAAACTGGAATTTGGCTTTGGTGTTGCATCTTACTCATTGCGCGAGTTCGATACCGAAACTGCTTTGGATATGGTAAAACGTTGTGGTGTAAACCGTGTAACCTTTAAAAGCATGCACCTGCCTCTCGATTCGGATAAAGCAGCAATTGAAAAAACGCTGGCTTTATGTAACGAAAAGGGCGTAACACTCTACGGTGGTGGCGTAATTTATATGCGATCGAAAGAAGATGTTGACCAGGGCTTTGAATACGCAAAAATGGCCAAAATGGATATGATAATCGGAGTGCCAAACCACGAGTTGCTCGAGTATGTTGAGGGAAAAGTAAAAGCTTACGATATTAAACTGGCCATTCATAATCATGGTCCGGGCGATAAATTGTACCCAAGTGCCGAGAGTGCTTACAACCTTATAAAAGATATGGATGCACGCATGGGATTGTGCATTGATATCGGCCATACAAAACGTATTGGCCGCGATCCGGAACAGGATGTAAAAGACTTTTTCGATCGTGTTTTCGATATTCATATAAAAGATGTAACCAAAGCAGAGCACGATGGAACAACTTGTACAATCGGTCATGGAGTAATCGATTTTCAGTCGTTTCTGAAAGCAGTAATCAAATTAGATTATAAAGGAACGCTGGCGCTGGAATACGAACCGGAAGGAAAAGATCCGCTGCCTGCAATGATGGAAAGTTTTGGCTACATTAGAGGGATTTTAGCAACATTGTAA
- a CDS encoding S9 family peptidase encodes MKKLIYLSFIWGLFLVACTSKEKIEPPVAKKIMKELTIHGHTRVDNYYWMNERENPEVIAHLEAENAYKDAVMKHTEPLQEELFEEIKSKIKPENESVPYKKNGYYYYYKQLPGKEYDVNCRKKGSLDAEEEVMLDENELAEGQDFFMLGGLSVSPDNKLIAYGVDTVSRRKYTIYFKNLETGETLGDAIPLTTGSAVWANDNKTVYYTLKDDVTLRSEKIMKHVIGTPVEDDVEVFYEGDETFSVFIYKTKSQKYLIIGSESTLTSEYQFLDANNPEGEFKIIQPRTRGLEYSVDHFGNDFYIRTNLDALNFRLMKTPVTATEKENWTEVIPHRSDVFFDNFEILKDYLVVTERIEGINQLRVIPWNGEEYFINFDEEVYTISPNVNLDFDTDVFRFSYTSMTTPNSIYDYNLKTKERTLLKQDEVLGGFNKDDYETKRIYATAGDGTKIPMSIVYKKGMVKNGNNPTLLYGYGSYGYTYNPRFSLARLPLLDRGFVYAIAHIRGSQINGRQWYEDGKLLKKMNTFTDFNDCGQFLIDDGYTNSDKLFAMGGSAGGLLMGACINLRPELYKGVIAAVPFVDVVTTMLDESIPLTTSEFDEWGNPKIEKYYYYMLSYSPYDNVEAKDYPALLVTTGLHDSQVQYWEPAKWVAKLRELKTDDNPLLFHINMDYGHGGASGRYEWIKETALEYAFIFDQLGITQ; translated from the coding sequence ATGAAAAAGTTAATTTATTTGAGTTTTATTTGGGGACTGTTTTTGGTGGCATGTACTTCGAAAGAGAAGATAGAGCCGCCTGTTGCAAAAAAGATAATGAAAGAACTTACGATACATGGTCACACGCGCGTTGACAATTATTACTGGATGAACGAGCGCGAAAATCCTGAAGTGATCGCACATCTCGAAGCTGAGAATGCCTACAAAGATGCTGTGATGAAACACACCGAACCGCTTCAGGAAGAATTGTTTGAGGAGATCAAGTCGAAAATTAAGCCGGAAAATGAGTCGGTACCCTACAAAAAGAATGGATACTACTATTACTACAAACAATTACCCGGGAAAGAATACGATGTAAACTGCCGAAAAAAGGGAAGTCTCGACGCCGAAGAAGAAGTTATGCTTGATGAGAACGAGCTGGCTGAAGGACAAGATTTTTTTATGCTTGGTGGATTGTCGGTAAGCCCGGATAACAAACTCATTGCATATGGTGTTGATACCGTTAGCCGGAGAAAATACACCATTTATTTTAAGAATCTGGAAACCGGCGAAACCCTGGGAGATGCCATTCCTTTAACAACAGGAAGTGCAGTTTGGGCCAACGATAACAAAACGGTTTATTATACCTTGAAAGACGATGTTACGCTGCGTTCTGAAAAGATTATGAAGCACGTAATCGGAACACCGGTTGAAGATGATGTAGAGGTGTTTTATGAGGGCGATGAAACTTTCTCAGTGTTTATCTATAAAACCAAGTCGCAGAAATATCTGATCATAGGAAGCGAAAGTACACTGACTTCGGAATATCAGTTTTTGGATGCCAACAACCCGGAAGGTGAATTCAAAATTATTCAGCCACGTACACGTGGGCTTGAATATTCGGTAGATCATTTTGGTAACGACTTTTACATTCGTACCAACCTCGATGCTTTGAATTTCCGTTTAATGAAAACTCCGGTTACAGCAACCGAAAAAGAAAACTGGACCGAGGTTATTCCACATCGCAGCGATGTTTTCTTCGATAATTTTGAAATTTTGAAAGATTACCTGGTTGTAACCGAACGAATTGAAGGAATCAACCAGCTTCGTGTAATTCCTTGGAATGGCGAAGAATATTTCATCAATTTTGACGAAGAAGTTTATACGATTAGTCCGAATGTAAACCTTGATTTTGATACTGATGTTTTCCGCTTCAGCTATACATCAATGACAACTCCGAATTCGATCTACGATTATAACCTGAAAACAAAGGAACGCACCTTGCTGAAGCAGGATGAAGTGTTGGGTGGTTTTAATAAAGACGATTACGAAACTAAGCGTATTTATGCAACTGCCGGCGACGGAACAAAAATCCCGATGTCGATCGTGTATAAAAAAGGTATGGTGAAAAACGGCAATAATCCTACGTTATTGTACGGTTATGGTTCATACGGATATACTTACAATCCGCGTTTTTCGCTGGCTCGTTTGCCTTTGCTCGATCGTGGTTTTGTGTATGCAATTGCGCATATTCGCGGAAGCCAGATTAATGGTCGCCAGTGGTACGAAGACGGTAAGCTGCTGAAAAAGATGAATACGTTTACCGATTTTAACGACTGTGGCCAGTTCCTGATTGATGACGGATACACCAACTCCGATAAATTATTTGCCATGGGCGGAAGTGCCGGCGGACTGTTAATGGGGGCCTGTATCAATCTTCGTCCTGAATTATACAAAGGTGTAATTGCCGCGGTTCCTTTTGTTGATGTGGTAACTACCATGCTCGACGAAAGTATTCCGCTTACCACAAGCGAATTCGACGAATGGGGAAATCCAAAAATTGAAAAGTATTATTACTATATGCTTTCATATTCGCCATACGATAATGTGGAGGCCAAAGACTATCCGGCATTACTCGTTACAACCGGACTGCACGACTCGCAGGTTCAGTATTGGGAGCCGGCAAAATGGGTAGCCAAATTACGCGAATTGAAAACCGACGATAATCCGCTGTTATTTCATATAAACATGGATTATGGGCATGGAGGAGCATCCGGCCGCTATGAATGGATAAAAGAAACGGCACTGGAATATGCATTTATTTTCGACCAGTTAGGTATTACACAATAA
- a CDS encoding GNAT family N-acetyltransferase, which translates to MDLNIRKSQPGDFDFLEKLESESFPQFQQSSRKSIKHSLDSTFQEVLIVESKAGKSVGALTLFKYKYALRIYSIAVVAEYRNAGLGTFILNYVKNQAIENHYQKILIEVQSKNTELIGWYKKNGFKESHTIADYYARGEDAVKMEFSLEAEEVRKKTTNIIVINQPHKWTFADVNAKVISVKEYISNPVYQNSSDMRVFNLCSSYKYQSYGYYVSLLAAARGHRVIPSSVTLRDFKMLNVIHSASYDIDELISKALQKVKDDKFQLKIYFGQTATKGFSSIANRLYLLFETPLFEIEFVKQEKWIIKGIKVLTLNKLPESEIEVIYEFARKYFSKRRFNKTTLINYKYDIAILIDPEEETPPSCKGALQKFKLAANRKGLYAEFITKNDFDKINEFDALFIRETTNVNDHTYEFSRMAYAEGLVVIDDPWSVLRCSNKIFQNEIFRKHKILTPQTVVFTKNIFEKKDLDDMNFPLVLKQPDSAFSLGITKVENKEEAYDAINQLFKKSDMIVCQEFLYSEFDWRIGVLDNRPLFACKYFMSKGHWQIYNWTGDAEEYSGDSETVNIEDVPEEVVKTALKAAALIGDGLYGVDLKLVNDKVYVVEVNDNPNIDVDIEDYILKDKLYDQVIESIYNRIEILKNIQKINFRNK; encoded by the coding sequence ATGGATTTGAATATCAGAAAATCACAACCTGGTGATTTCGATTTCCTTGAAAAGCTGGAAAGTGAATCTTTTCCACAGTTTCAACAGAGTTCACGCAAAAGTATCAAACACAGCCTGGATAGTACGTTTCAGGAAGTTTTAATTGTAGAATCGAAAGCAGGTAAATCTGTCGGGGCGCTTACTTTGTTTAAATATAAATATGCGCTGCGAATTTATTCGATTGCTGTTGTGGCAGAATACCGAAATGCCGGCTTAGGCACTTTCATACTGAATTATGTGAAGAACCAGGCAATCGAAAATCATTATCAAAAAATATTGATAGAGGTACAATCGAAAAATACCGAACTGATTGGGTGGTATAAAAAGAATGGTTTTAAGGAATCGCACACTATTGCAGATTATTACGCGAGAGGGGAAGATGCTGTGAAAATGGAATTTAGTTTGGAAGCCGAAGAGGTTCGGAAAAAGACCACGAATATTATAGTGATCAACCAACCGCATAAATGGACTTTTGCCGATGTAAACGCAAAAGTAATTTCGGTAAAAGAGTACATCAGCAACCCGGTTTACCAGAACAGCAGCGATATGCGAGTTTTTAATCTTTGTAGTTCGTACAAATACCAAAGCTATGGTTATTATGTGTCGTTGTTGGCGGCAGCTCGTGGTCACCGTGTAATTCCGAGTTCGGTTACCTTGCGCGACTTTAAAATGCTGAATGTTATTCATTCCGCATCGTACGATATTGATGAGTTGATAAGCAAAGCACTGCAAAAAGTTAAAGACGATAAATTTCAGCTTAAAATTTATTTCGGACAGACGGCCACAAAAGGATTTAGCTCAATTGCCAACCGGCTTTATCTTTTGTTTGAAACTCCCCTTTTCGAGATTGAATTTGTAAAGCAGGAGAAATGGATAATAAAAGGAATTAAAGTTTTAACCTTAAATAAATTGCCCGAAAGCGAAATCGAAGTGATTTACGAGTTTGCACGCAAATATTTTAGCAAACGGCGTTTTAATAAAACCACGCTTATCAATTATAAATACGACATTGCCATTCTTATCGATCCTGAAGAGGAAACTCCGCCATCATGCAAAGGAGCACTTCAAAAGTTCAAATTGGCGGCCAATCGAAAAGGATTGTATGCAGAGTTTATTACAAAAAATGATTTTGATAAAATCAACGAATTTGATGCACTTTTTATCCGCGAAACGACGAATGTAAACGATCACACCTATGAGTTTTCGCGAATGGCGTATGCTGAAGGATTGGTTGTAATTGATGATCCGTGGTCGGTATTGCGGTGCTCCAATAAAATATTCCAGAACGAGATTTTCAGAAAACACAAAATTCTAACTCCACAAACGGTTGTTTTTACCAAGAACATATTTGAAAAGAAAGACCTTGACGATATGAATTTTCCGCTGGTGTTAAAACAGCCCGACAGTGCATTTTCGTTGGGAATAACAAAAGTGGAAAATAAGGAAGAGGCTTATGATGCCATAAATCAGCTGTTCAAAAAATCGGATATGATCGTTTGCCAGGAGTTTCTGTATTCTGAATTCGACTGGAGAATCGGGGTACTCGACAATCGGCCACTTTTTGCCTGTAAGTATTTCATGTCAAAAGGACACTGGCAAATTTACAACTGGACTGGTGACGCAGAAGAGTATTCCGGCGATTCGGAAACAGTGAATATTGAAGATGTTCCGGAAGAAGTGGTTAAAACAGCTTTAAAAGCAGCAGCATTGATTGGCGACGGTTTGTACGGTGTTGACCTGAAGTTGGTAAATGACAAGGTTTACGTAGTTGAGGTGAACGATAATCCGAACATCGATGTGGATATTGAGGATTATATTTTAAAAGATAAACTATATGACCAGGTCATCGAATCGATTTATAATCGGATTGAAATTTTGAAAAATATTCAGAAGATAAATTTTCGAAATAAGTAA
- a CDS encoding sodium:solute symporter family protein, with the protein MQTEITILIYFVFIVGIGVYSAFRIKKPSDYYVAGKKAGVWQVSGSLLATILGGSALMGTIELSQSRGWAALWFLFSAAIGLFILAPISKYVSRYGNYTLPELLGKFYGRKAERFSTIIIPLAWLGIVAAQIIAAAQILQGLGFISYQNAAILSGMVFIAYTLLGGQLSILKTDTVQAVLIISGLIALLFFAIKSPEHTQVEPLKFSALFNSKFSVVDLIVLLMTYSVTFIVGPDIYSRLFCAGSEKTARRSIIIVASILIPVSFALTYLGVYSGKENEGIMAFAGHLLPNWAYGLFIAALLSAVMSSADTTLLTSSMILSELFSGNLEKKQALPLTRWLVVVIGILSLLISLYITSVIQALLLALSFFSGAFVVPVLCGLLEIKVNNNNAIWAIVFGGITALGGKLLTLFDYQGFGNSVIILSYFINALFLFIGRNSKNTSEKSTDF; encoded by the coding sequence ATGCAAACGGAAATAACCATACTTATTTATTTTGTTTTTATTGTCGGGATTGGCGTTTATTCGGCCTTTCGGATTAAAAAACCATCGGATTATTATGTTGCCGGGAAAAAAGCCGGAGTGTGGCAGGTATCCGGCAGTTTATTAGCCACCATTCTTGGCGGCTCAGCATTGATGGGAACCATTGAATTAAGCCAAAGCAGAGGTTGGGCTGCCTTGTGGTTTTTGTTTTCTGCGGCAATCGGATTGTTTATTCTGGCACCTATCTCGAAATATGTAAGTCGTTACGGTAATTATACATTACCCGAATTGTTGGGAAAGTTCTATGGGCGCAAAGCCGAACGATTTTCCACCATTATAATTCCGTTAGCCTGGTTAGGAATTGTAGCCGCACAAATTATTGCTGCAGCCCAGATCCTGCAGGGACTTGGTTTTATTTCGTATCAGAATGCAGCGATTTTATCCGGAATGGTTTTTATTGCTTACACTCTGTTGGGAGGCCAGTTAAGTATTCTGAAAACAGACACTGTACAAGCTGTTTTAATTATTAGCGGATTGATAGCTTTACTGTTTTTTGCGATTAAATCGCCAGAACATACGCAGGTAGAACCTTTAAAGTTTTCTGCGCTGTTCAATTCCAAATTTTCGGTTGTTGATTTGATCGTTCTGTTAATGACATATTCCGTAACTTTTATTGTAGGACCCGATATTTACTCCCGCCTATTTTGTGCAGGAAGTGAAAAAACTGCCCGGAGAAGTATAATTATAGTAGCGTCTATTTTAATCCCGGTTTCGTTTGCGCTAACTTATTTAGGTGTTTATTCCGGAAAAGAAAATGAAGGAATAATGGCGTTTGCCGGACACCTCCTTCCCAACTGGGCTTATGGTTTGTTTATTGCGGCATTGCTCTCGGCAGTAATGTCTTCGGCCGATACCACTTTGCTTACTTCAAGTATGATCTTAAGCGAGCTGTTCAGCGGAAACCTTGAAAAGAAACAGGCACTGCCACTTACGCGCTGGTTGGTTGTTGTAATCGGGATTTTAAGTTTGCTCATCTCGTTGTATATAACTTCTGTAATTCAGGCTTTGCTTCTGGCGCTAAGTTTTTTCTCCGGAGCTTTTGTTGTTCCTGTGTTATGTGGTTTGCTAGAAATTAAAGTGAACAACAATAACGCGATATGGGCGATCGTTTTTGGAGGAATAACAGCTCTAGGAGGCAAACTCTTAACTTTATTCGATTATCAGGGATTTGGAAACAGCGTTATCATTCTTAGCTATTTTATTAATGCCCTGTTCCTGTTTATCGGACGCAATTCCAAAAACACATCTGAGAAATCAACAGATTTCTAA
- a CDS encoding ATP-binding protein, protein MKYKQLIESLRNEYFFYSHNLKGDYLYMSPSVKTILGYDVEEAKLGLVQHMTDSELNDKTKKTQKKSATGEQQKTFQLELFAKDGSIKVIEITESPLYNEAGELLSIEGVAHDITRRIERDKTISQQNQKLKQQTEELEATIADLKQTQSQLVQSEKMRALGNLIAGVAHEINTPIGAINASIDNISRSLDDSLENIYTLFSEISEKQLVAFFTIMKMIRRNKPPLISKEKRYYKKLVKEKLDNAGFEDTYTITDHLIYLNLYEDTDQIIPILQIEDPVFILKSLHNIYSIRKNSENIKMAIEKASKVIYALKRFTHKDQGMAKELSNLKENIDMVLTLHNNRIKHGIEVTQNYDNNIPLINCYPDELVQVWTNLISNAIQAMDNEGKLTISIKNLQERIQVSIADTGSGIPEELHEKIFEPFFTTKKAGEGTGIGLELVLKIIEKHQGTLEFDSKVGEGTTFTITLPVN, encoded by the coding sequence ATGAAATACAAGCAGCTTATTGAAAGTCTGAGAAACGAATATTTCTTTTATTCTCACAATCTTAAAGGAGATTATCTTTACATGAGCCCGTCGGTTAAAACTATTTTGGGCTACGATGTGGAAGAGGCAAAACTTGGTCTCGTGCAACACATGACCGACAGTGAGCTGAATGATAAAACCAAAAAAACGCAGAAAAAAAGCGCTACCGGAGAGCAGCAAAAAACGTTTCAACTGGAATTATTTGCTAAAGACGGATCGATAAAAGTTATTGAAATTACCGAGTCGCCACTGTATAACGAAGCTGGTGAACTTTTATCCATTGAAGGAGTAGCCCACGACATTACCCGACGGATTGAGCGAGACAAAACAATTAGCCAGCAAAACCAAAAGTTAAAACAACAGACGGAAGAACTGGAGGCTACCATTGCCGATCTTAAACAAACTCAATCGCAACTGGTACAATCTGAAAAAATGCGGGCTCTCGGGAATCTGATTGCCGGCGTTGCTCACGAAATAAACACTCCAATTGGAGCAATAAATGCCTCCATCGATAATATATCGCGCTCGCTTGATGACTCTTTGGAGAATATATATACTTTGTTTTCGGAAATTTCGGAAAAACAACTGGTGGCATTTTTTACCATCATGAAAATGATTCGCCGCAACAAACCACCACTCATTTCAAAAGAAAAACGTTATTATAAAAAGCTGGTTAAAGAAAAACTTGATAACGCCGGTTTTGAAGATACTTACACCATTACCGATCACCTAATCTACCTGAACCTTTACGAAGATACCGACCAGATAATTCCGATACTGCAAATTGAAGATCCTGTATTTATTTTAAAATCGTTACACAATATTTACTCGATCAGAAAGAATTCGGAGAATATAAAAATGGCTATAGAAAAGGCATCGAAAGTTATTTATGCCCTGAAACGTTTTACTCATAAAGACCAGGGAATGGCAAAAGAACTGAGCAACCTAAAAGAGAATATCGACATGGTACTTACGTTGCATAATAACCGAATAAAACACGGTATTGAAGTTACTCAGAATTACGACAACAATATTCCGCTGATCAATTGCTACCCCGACGAGCTTGTCCAGGTGTGGACTAATCTTATATCCAACGCTATTCAGGCAATGGATAACGAAGGAAAACTTACCATTTCGATAAAAAACCTGCAAGAACGTATTCAGGTATCAATTGCTGACACCGGGAGTGGCATTCCGGAAGAGCTTCACGAAAAGATTTTTGAACCATTTTTCACCACAAAAAAAGCAGGAGAAGGTACAGGAATTGGTCTTGAGCTTGTCTTAAAGATTATTGAAAAACACCAGGGCACTTTAGAGTTCGATAGCAAAGTAGGAGAAGGAACTACCTTTACCATTACTTTACCAGTTAATTAG
- a CDS encoding response regulator yields the protein MKKKAIVCVDDESIILNSLGEQIKNIFGNEYLYESAENAEEGLEVIEELTKEEIDVLVIVSDWLMPGKKGDDFLIEVHKKFPKIVKVMLTGQADEKAINNAIKNAGLHAYLSKPWSAEDLEQVIKTGLTNNEKQG from the coding sequence ATGAAAAAAAAAGCAATAGTTTGTGTTGACGATGAAAGCATAATTCTCAATAGTTTAGGCGAGCAGATAAAAAACATTTTCGGAAATGAATATTTGTATGAATCAGCTGAAAATGCGGAGGAAGGACTGGAAGTAATCGAAGAATTGACAAAAGAAGAAATTGATGTACTAGTAATCGTTTCCGACTGGTTAATGCCAGGCAAAAAAGGCGATGATTTTCTTATTGAAGTTCACAAAAAGTTTCCAAAAATTGTGAAAGTAATGCTAACAGGACAAGCAGATGAAAAAGCGATTAATAACGCGATAAAAAATGCCGGCTTACACGCCTATCTTTCAAAACCCTGGTCGGCAGAGGATTTAGAACAAGTGATAAAAACCGGATTAACTAACAACGAAAAACAAGGGTAA
- a CDS encoding hybrid sensor histidine kinase/response regulator, with protein sequence MKKQTIICVDDEEIILEAIQEQLESTFGEEYDIETSDSGEDALEFFKELMEEGQQVPVIISDYIMPGMKGDELLKEIHKLSPESLKILLTGQASIEGISNAINNAQLYRFISKPWDRNDLVLTVKEAVKSFLQERKIRKQNRELLELNASLEEQVAQRTEELREANATKDKFFSIIAHDLKSPFNALLGLSDAMLENWEVFEDENKLEFVQDIHDASKNTYALLQNLLEWSRSQIGSVQVNPVEFNPVELVHENLEVLKQHAESKQISITNKVNSEALCHADKNMISTVFRNLISNAIKFTHPNGNIKITSFAKNSHYEFCITDDGIGMDEATKKDLFNLSSKTQRFGTSHESGSGLGLYLCKEFVESNHGELSVISKENEGSTFCFTLPIAH encoded by the coding sequence ATGAAAAAACAAACAATTATTTGTGTTGATGACGAAGAGATAATCCTGGAGGCAATTCAGGAGCAACTGGAGTCAACTTTTGGAGAAGAATATGATATTGAGACCTCAGACAGTGGCGAAGATGCATTGGAGTTCTTCAAAGAACTTATGGAAGAAGGACAGCAAGTACCGGTAATTATTTCCGACTATATTATGCCGGGAATGAAAGGTGACGAGCTATTGAAAGAAATACACAAGCTTTCACCCGAGTCGTTAAAAATCCTTTTAACCGGCCAGGCCAGTATCGAAGGAATCAGCAACGCCATAAACAATGCGCAGCTTTATCGTTTCATTTCCAAACCTTGGGATAGAAACGATTTGGTTTTAACGGTTAAAGAAGCCGTAAAAAGTTTTTTGCAGGAAAGGAAAATACGCAAACAAAATAGAGAGTTACTGGAGCTGAATGCCTCGTTAGAAGAGCAGGTTGCCCAGCGTACCGAAGAATTAAGAGAAGCCAATGCCACTAAAGATAAATTCTTTTCTATTATCGCGCACGATTTGAAAAGCCCATTTAATGCGCTATTGGGACTGTCGGATGCCATGCTGGAAAACTGGGAAGTGTTTGAAGATGAAAACAAGTTGGAATTTGTTCAGGATATTCACGATGCCTCGAAAAATACCTACGCATTATTACAAAACCTGTTAGAATGGTCGCGTTCGCAAATTGGCAGTGTGCAGGTTAATCCCGTAGAATTTAATCCCGTAGAACTAGTTCATGAAAACCTTGAGGTATTAAAACAACATGCCGAATCAAAACAGATTTCGATTACAAATAAGGTAAACAGTGAAGCTCTGTGCCACGCCGACAAAAACATGATATCAACGGTTTTCAGAAACCTAATATCAAATGCAATAAAATTTACGCACCCAAATGGAAATATTAAAATTACTTCGTTTGCCAAAAACAGCCACTACGAGTTTTGTATTACCGATGACGGTATTGGCATGGACGAAGCCACCAAAAAAGACCTGTTTAATTTAAGCAGCAAAACACAACGTTTCGGCACATCTCATGAAAGTGGCTCCGGCCTGGGACTTTATTTATGCAAAGAATTTGTAGAGAGTAATCACGGAGAATTATCGGTTATAAGTAAGGAAAACGAAGGAAGTACCTTCTGTTTTACCCTACCCATTGCCCATTAA